TGGGCCGGCAAATAAGGAAAGAGAAGTTCGTGATCGATCCTTACATTGGCATTGGTGTGCGCAGCAAGATATATCGTTACACAAACTTCTCCTCCAGCGGTACGGCGGTGAACCGGGACCGCGGTGAACTGGTCAACGTACTGCCGAGCATTCACCTGGGTATCAAGATTGGATTAGGCCTTTAGGGTCTGGTGAACCGGACACCGAGAAAACCCCGGATGCCCTGGTTGGGCGCAAACACATAAGTCGGGTCAAATGTCAGCGCATGCGGATTTTCCGCCGTCTGCATCACAGAACCGTCCGGATTGTATTCCACCAGCTTGTCGAACGGATCATGCGAGCGGGCAATGGAATTCTTCGGCGGTGTAAAATTCAGCAGGTTCTTCACCCCACCATATATTTCCCATCCTTTTGCAAACTTTTTGGTCAGCTGGATGTTCTGGATGCTCCATACGGGAGACGCTCCGGGCCGGGGATCATGCTCGCCCAGCAAAGGCAGCAGCATGGGGCCGTATAAGTTACCGGTATAATCCAGGCTGATGCCCGGTTTGGTGAACGTATAGGAAACAGACCATGTGCCGGACACTCTCTCTGAAAGCATGGGCCGGGTTTTGAGGCTGTTCTCCTTATCATATACATCCACATAGGTAACCCCCGCAATCAGTTTCAGCGGGAAGTTGAACATCAGGTCCACATTCAGGCTGGCGCCCCGGGAGATCGCATGACCATTCAGGTTCTCATAGACAATGGTATCCGGACTGCTGTAATCCGGGAAGATCTTGTTGGAAAAATAGGTGTAGAACGCTGTGGCATCCAGCCCGAGAAAAGCATTGTTCAGCGGTATCTTCTTCGTATAGTTCAGATTGACGTTCCAGCTGCGCTCCGGTTTCAGCTCCCCGTTCACCACTACGTCCCTCGCCCCGGTCAGCGCCGCATGATCTTCCGTAAAAATGGATACCACACGATACCCGGTACCTGCGTTCAGGCGCAGCACATTCCGGTAGTTGGGCGCCCATTTATAGGCCAGGCGCGGTGTAAGGATGTCGCCATGAACAGAGTTATAGTCATACCGCATGCCCATCAGCAGCGTATGCGAAGGCGCAAATTTGAATTCATCCTGGAAAAACACACCCGGCAGCAATGTGCGTTTGGGCGGATTCTGATTCTTGCCGGCTGTTGCGGCGGTATTATCATCATAATAGGTGTACCGGAAAGGAAGGCCCGCGAGCAGATTGTGTTTGCCAATTTCCTTATCCCAGGTAAGCTGCGCAAAGGCGATGGACTGCTGCGCCAGGAACCAGGTAGTGCCGTACACCGAATTCTGATCGTGATAGTTGAATGATCCGTTCAGCATGAAATGCTCTTTTGTGGGCAGCTGATATTGACCGATCACTTCAACCCGGCTGGTGTAGATGCTTTCGCCATAAACACTGTCCGTCCCCCGCCATTGTTTACCCCATTGCATTTCACCACCCCATCTGTCCTCATAAAAATACCTGGCGGCGATAGTTGCCACACGGTCATGCCTGCGGGAAAAATTCCACTTATTGAATACGGAGATACGGTGCTGCAGGGTAACGTCCGTAAAGCCGTCGCCGTTCTTGTCGAATGGTTGCTGGTAATTATAATAGTTCAGCCCCACCAGCCCCTGGGCCTTTTTACCGGCATTTACGCGGAGGCCGAGATCAACATTATATTCCTGCCAACTGGTAGCCATCACATCCGCCGTCAGCAGCGGTGCGGTGGATGGGGATTTGGTGATAATATTGATGAGGCCCGCCACAGCTTCCGAACCGTAAAGCGTGGAGGCCGGGCCTTTGACGATCTCCACTCTTTCCACGAGGCTGTTGGGGATGCCGGACAAACCATATACGGTAGACAGGGCGCTGACGATGGGCATGCCATCTATCATCACCATAGTATAAGGGCCTTCCAGCCCGTTGATATGGATATCTCCGGTATTGCACACATTACAATTCAGCTGCGGCCTTACACCATTCACATTCTGCAGGGCATCAAAAATGCTGGGCGTGGGGTTCTTTTTAAAGAAGACCGGGGAATAGACCTCCACAGGCACGGGGCTTTCCATTTTGGAAACCGGCCGGAGCGTTCCGCTGACCACCACTTCGTTCAGACTGGATGACGTAGCCAGCAGTCGGATAGTCGCTTCCGTGATGCCGGTTGACTTTACGAGAACAGATTGAAGATAGGGAACATAGCCCACCGCACTCACCTGCAACTGATGTTTTCCCGGAGGAACATCCTTCAGGTCAAACTCTCCGGATTCATTGGTGACCATGCCCGTTTTCAGGTCCTTGAATCCAACGCTGGCAAAAGGCACTGGTTTTCCGTCTGTTGTAACCGTGCCTTTCAGGCGGCCCTGGGCAAACAACAACCCCGGCTGCGCTATCATTAATATAATACAGGTAAAACGTATAATTCCCTTGATCATTTTTCCATTTTATAAGGCAAATTTAAAAATGAATTTGATATTCATCTAAATTTATTTTTAGACTAATCTAAATTACAGCATAGGGAACGGGTCGCTGAAATTGCTCCCTTTGGTCCAGTGGCTGATCTCCACATCATTACAAAGGCAGTCATTTAATTCTGCTGTGATCAGGTCTTTATCTATATCCTGGCCGATGATCACGATCTCGTTATAGCGGTCGGCAAATACGGGGTGCCAGCGTTGCTGTATAAGGTCGGATGTTGCGGTGTCGATCTGCCAGTTTTGCCGGGGGATGGAGCACCACCACTGCCCTGCTTTGTCGGCCATCAAGGAGGGGCCGGCCTGGCTCCAGTTGATGGCAATGTCCGGCCGTGAGGCGATCCAGCAAAGCCCTTTGCTGCGGATCACGCCGGCGGGCCAGTTCGCCTGGATGTAGTTCCAGAAGCGTTCGGGGTGAAAGGGGGCGCGGCTGCGATATACAAAGGAACTGATACCGTATTCCTCCGTTTCCGGCACATGTTCCTTCTCCAGCTCTGCGATCCAGCCGGCACTTTGCGATGTTTTGTCGAAATCGAAGCGCCCGGTATTGAGCACTTCGCTAAGCGGTATCTTTCCATGGGTTGATTCAATGATCCTTGCGTCTGCATTGAACTTGCGCATCACGGCTTTGAGCGCGTTCCGCTGTTCCGCCGTAACGAGGTCGCATTTATTGAGGATGATCACGTTGGCAAATTCGATCTGTTCGGTGAGCAGGTTCACAATGCTGCGGGTATCCTGCTGATCGTCCGTCAATCCTGCATCCTGCAGGAGCTTGCGGCTGGAGTAATCCCGATGGAAGTTATAGGCATCCACGACGGTCACCAGTGTATCCAGCGTACTGAAAGCACCGAGGTCGATCCCCAGCTGGTCATCGCGGTAAGTGAAGGTCTGTGCAACCGGCAACGGCTCGGAGATACCACTGGACTCGATCAACAGGTAGTCGAAACGCCCTTCGGCGGCGAGCCGCTGCACTTCCTGCAGCAGGTCTTCCCGCAGTGTACAGCAGATGCAGCCGTTGCTCATCTCCACCAGTTTCTCTTCTGTATGATGCAGTACATTTTCGTTCCGCACCAGCTGAGCGTCAATGTTCACTTCGCTCATATCATTTACGATAACGGCTACACGTAAATTTTCCTTGTTATGCAGGATGTGGTTGAGCAGGGTGGTTTTGCCTGCTCCCAGGAAACCGCTGAGCACGGTGACGGGGAGCTTGCGCACCGGCTGGCGCAACATGTCCGGTGTGAGTTGGAAGGTGGTCATGGGAATGTTTTATGTGAGGAATTTGATGTGGATAGCGGCCTTTTTTGAGACCGGTGCACAGATATGCCTGCGCTACTAGTGTACAGGGCAGGCATGGCTGTCAATGCCGGTGAACCTCTCCCGGCTCCTCTGCACACACCTTGCAGTTCCGGCATTCCTTCAGGTTCAGCAAATGCGCCCAGACGATCAGCGCAGCGCCTGCCGTGATCACAAACGGTTCCCAGGATTCCGGTGAGAGAAAATGACCTGCCAGCAGGCCACCATAACCTAAGGTGAACAATATCAGCGGACGGATATGGCGGTGCTGCCGATGATACCCCCGGAAAAGCGCCGTATATCCGACAAGAAAGGAAAAACCCAACAACACATATTCCAGCATTTCGTTCTCCAGCATCTCCAGCCCCAGCAGGGGAAGGGCGGTGATCACCAGCGGCAGCATCACGCAATGCACCGCACATACCAGGGAAGCGCCAATACCCAGCGCATCAAGGTTCCATTTAGAGAAAAGATTCGTCCGCATACAGTTCTGATTTTTGTGGGCAACAAAATTATAACATTTTTGCATCATTGTTGCATTTTATGATAACTTTAAGAAAAAAATTCAGCGGGGATGGGTATCTTCACTCGTCAAGAGCACCAGATTGCAACAATGTTGCCATAAAGAAAGGAATATATGATATACACCAGGAACCTTGCTTACGCGCATCCCAACGGAAGGCTGCTGCAGTTTCCGGACATGGCATGTGCGGGAGGGCGCGTACTGCTCATCACGGGGCAGTCCGGCGCCGGAAAAACCACCCTGCTGCACCTGCTCGCCGGTTTGCTGAAGCCCGCTGGCGGAGAGATCAACATCGCCGGAACGGATATACCACCACTCGCGACCGCGGCCATGGACAATTTCCGGGGCAGGCATATCGGCATCATCTACCAGCAGTCGCATTTTATAGCCTCCCTCACGGTAAAGGAAAATCTCCTTCTGCCCGCAGCGCTCTCTTCGAAAGACCATCCGCAGCAGCGGCTGGACGATCTTTCGGCAAAGCTGGGCATCGGCGGGCTCCTGCACAAAAAACCGGCACAACTGAGCCAGGGGGAGCAGCAGCGGGCTTCCATCGCAAGGGCGCTGATCACTTCCCCGCAACTGCTGCTGGCAGATGAGCCAACGGCCAGTCTGGACGACGAAAACTGCATCGCAGTGGCCACCCTGCTGGCAGAGCAGGCGGAACAACAACAGGCCGCACTGCTGATCGTTACGCACGACAGCCGCCTGAAACAAGTTTTTGATCACCATATCGCGCTCTCATGATCTTTCGCATCGCTTTCAAGAACCTTTTACATAAACCGCTCTATGCCACATTATGCTGGCTGCTGCTGGCCTGCAGCACCGCAGTGCTCCTGATGCTGATCGCATTGAGCCGGCAAACAAAAGAACAACTGGAAAAACAGATAGACGGGGTGGACATGGTGCTTGGCGCCAAAGGCAGTCCCCTTCAACTTATCCTCTCCAGCGTATATCATCTGGATGCGCCGACGGGAAATATTTACCTGCAGGAAGCGCAGCGTTTCATGCAGCACCCGATGGTGGAATCCGCGATCCCTCTTTCACTGGGAGATTCTTACCAGGGCTTCCGCATCATCGGCACCACTACTGCCTATCTCGATAAATATAAAGTAAAGCCTGCTGCCGGGCGGGTTTTCTCCGCCCCGATGGAAACGGTGATCGGCGCCAAAGTGGCGGAGCGCAGCGGTCTCAAGACCGGCAGCACATTCGCCGGCACCCACGGGCTGGCGGAAACCGGGCATGTACACGATGAGCACAGTTATGTGGTAACAGGGATACTGCCCCCCACGGGCCTTGCTATCGATCAGCTGATACTGACACCGCTGGAAAGCGTGTGGGCCATGCATGAGCCGGCGGGGCACCACGGGGAGGAACATGAGGACGACGACGATCATACAAGCGACGGCAAAACAGCGCATTCGCATGACGCAAAAGAAGAAGACGGGCATGAACACGGAAGTACGGATGCCGCAAGATATCCGGCCGGCGAAAAACATGAAGCTGGCCGCAACGGTAATGGAGAAGCCGGCCCATCCTCCCCCGGCAAACAGATCACAGCCGTGCTCATCCGCTTCAGAAGCCCGCTGGCACAACTGCAATTCCCCAGGATGATCAACGAGAATACCGCCATGCAAGCCGCCGTACCGGCGATCGAGGTGAACAGGCTGCAATCCCTGCTGGGTTCCGGCGCGGAAGTGCTGCGCATTCTCGGCTGGCTGTTGGCAGGCTTGGCAGCTTGCAGTATTTTTGTAATGCTGGTACAGGGCACACATGAACGCCGGTACGAACTGGCTTTGTTGCGCAGTATGGGCTGTGGAAGGGGCAGACTGCTGGGACTGGTGCTCTCGGAGGCCCTGATCCTGGCGCTGGCTGGCATCGCCGGCGGTTTTTTACTGGGCAGGCTCAGCCTGTGGGTGCTGCAGCAGGAACTGTTTAGCGGGTATCACCTCACCTTTTCAGGGTTATGGAAGGTCTCCGCAACAGAACTGATCACCGCCGCCGCTATCATGGCCGCCTGTTTGCTGGCCGCGTTATTCCCGGCGATCCGGGCATTCCGGCTGAACATCTCAAAAACATTGGCAAATGCTTAAAACAGAAAAAATATTACTCGCCTGCGTGGCCTTCCTGCTGGTTTCCTGCTCAAATATCTCCCAATGGTGCAGGCATTCAGCAGCATCCGCAGGGTACCTTTCCCGATTCATCAGCCTTCGGCAACAGGCAAATGACGATGCAACCCTGCCCGTATCCACTGTAAGTTATGCGGACACCACAACAAGGAATATAAGCTGGAAACAGTTGTCCGATGTTATTTTCGACAGGAAATGGGATGAAAAACTGCAAATGCCGATGCTCTACCCTTCCTTCAGCCGCAACATCAAAGCGCTGAATGGCAAGAACATCGTGATCAGCGGTTATGTCATCCCCCTGGACGTGAAGGACGGCATGTACGTACTGTCCGCCAATCCGAACAATTCCTGCTTCTTCTGCGGCGGCGCCGGGCCGGAAACCATTATGGCCCTGAAATTCAAATCGGGCAAACCCTCATTTCAAACAGACGATTTCGTGAAATTGAAAGGAAGGTTAAGGCTCAATGAGAAAAATATTTACGAATTATACTATAATCTCGATGATGCCGTGCTGGTAGGGAAATAACCCAAACTGTCCTACCTTTGTGTATCCGATCAAGCGGAAATGA
This genomic stretch from Chitinophaga sp. XS-30 harbors:
- a CDS encoding ABC transporter ATP-binding protein; translation: MIYTRNLAYAHPNGRLLQFPDMACAGGRVLLITGQSGAGKTTLLHLLAGLLKPAGGEINIAGTDIPPLATAAMDNFRGRHIGIIYQQSHFIASLTVKENLLLPAALSSKDHPQQRLDDLSAKLGIGGLLHKKPAQLSQGEQQRASIARALITSPQLLLADEPTASLDDENCIAVATLLAEQAEQQQAALLIVTHDSRLKQVFDHHIALS
- a CDS encoding TonB-dependent receptor translates to MIKGIIRFTCIILMIAQPGLLFAQGRLKGTVTTDGKPVPFASVGFKDLKTGMVTNESGEFDLKDVPPGKHQLQVSAVGYVPYLQSVLVKSTGITEATIRLLATSSSLNEVVVSGTLRPVSKMESPVPVEVYSPVFFKKNPTPSIFDALQNVNGVRPQLNCNVCNTGDIHINGLEGPYTMVMIDGMPIVSALSTVYGLSGIPNSLVERVEIVKGPASTLYGSEAVAGLINIITKSPSTAPLLTADVMATSWQEYNVDLGLRVNAGKKAQGLVGLNYYNYQQPFDKNGDGFTDVTLQHRISVFNKWNFSRRHDRVATIAARYFYEDRWGGEMQWGKQWRGTDSVYGESIYTSRVEVIGQYQLPTKEHFMLNGSFNYHDQNSVYGTTWFLAQQSIAFAQLTWDKEIGKHNLLAGLPFRYTYYDDNTAATAGKNQNPPKRTLLPGVFFQDEFKFAPSHTLLMGMRYDYNSVHGDILTPRLAYKWAPNYRNVLRLNAGTGYRVVSIFTEDHAALTGARDVVVNGELKPERSWNVNLNYTKKIPLNNAFLGLDATAFYTYFSNKIFPDYSSPDTIVYENLNGHAISRGASLNVDLMFNFPLKLIAGVTYVDVYDKENSLKTRPMLSERVSGTWSVSYTFTKPGISLDYTGNLYGPMLLPLLGEHDPRPGASPVWSIQNIQLTKKFAKGWEIYGGVKNLLNFTPPKNSIARSHDPFDKLVEYNPDGSVMQTAENPHALTFDPTYVFAPNQGIRGFLGVRFTRP
- a CDS encoding MerC domain-containing protein, coding for MRTNLFSKWNLDALGIGASLVCAVHCVMLPLVITALPLLGLEMLENEMLEYVLLGFSFLVGYTALFRGYHRQHRHIRPLILFTLGYGGLLAGHFLSPESWEPFVITAGAALIVWAHLLNLKECRNCKVCAEEPGEVHRH
- a CDS encoding DUF3299 domain-containing protein yields the protein MLKTEKILLACVAFLLVSCSNISQWCRHSAASAGYLSRFISLRQQANDDATLPVSTVSYADTTTRNISWKQLSDVIFDRKWDEKLQMPMLYPSFSRNIKALNGKNIVISGYVIPLDVKDGMYVLSANPNNSCFFCGGAGPETIMALKFKSGKPSFQTDDFVKLKGRLRLNEKNIYELYYNLDDAVLVGK
- a CDS encoding FtsX-like permease family protein — its product is MIFRIAFKNLLHKPLYATLCWLLLACSTAVLLMLIALSRQTKEQLEKQIDGVDMVLGAKGSPLQLILSSVYHLDAPTGNIYLQEAQRFMQHPMVESAIPLSLGDSYQGFRIIGTTTAYLDKYKVKPAAGRVFSAPMETVIGAKVAERSGLKTGSTFAGTHGLAETGHVHDEHSYVVTGILPPTGLAIDQLILTPLESVWAMHEPAGHHGEEHEDDDDHTSDGKTAHSHDAKEEDGHEHGSTDAARYPAGEKHEAGRNGNGEAGPSSPGKQITAVLIRFRSPLAQLQFPRMINENTAMQAAVPAIEVNRLQSLLGSGAEVLRILGWLLAGLAACSIFVMLVQGTHERRYELALLRSMGCGRGRLLGLVLSEALILALAGIAGGFLLGRLSLWVLQQELFSGYHLTFSGLWKVSATELITAAAIMAACLLAALFPAIRAFRLNISKTLANA
- a CDS encoding GTP-binding protein, with amino-acid sequence MTTFQLTPDMLRQPVRKLPVTVLSGFLGAGKTTLLNHILHNKENLRVAVIVNDMSEVNIDAQLVRNENVLHHTEEKLVEMSNGCICCTLREDLLQEVQRLAAEGRFDYLLIESSGISEPLPVAQTFTYRDDQLGIDLGAFSTLDTLVTVVDAYNFHRDYSSRKLLQDAGLTDDQQDTRSIVNLLTEQIEFANVIILNKCDLVTAEQRNALKAVMRKFNADARIIESTHGKIPLSEVLNTGRFDFDKTSQSAGWIAELEKEHVPETEEYGISSFVYRSRAPFHPERFWNYIQANWPAGVIRSKGLCWIASRPDIAINWSQAGPSLMADKAGQWWCSIPRQNWQIDTATSDLIQQRWHPVFADRYNEIVIIGQDIDKDLITAELNDCLCNDVEISHWTKGSNFSDPFPML